The Sphingobacterium lactis sequence GTATTTCTGTCGAAGAATTACCCGCATACTACGCTAAACGAACGCTGCTGAACGAAATTATTTTACCTGTTGACATTGCAAATGCATGTTTTGCCTTTGTGGGTGGAAATCTAAATAAATCAACAGGGAATGTCCTGAATGTGGATGGGGGAGTTGCCATGGCTTTTGTACGCTAGGAGATAAGTTGAATCTGTTACTGTTTAAATATTGAAGACGTGAAATTAGAACAAAATAAAATTGATAGCCACAATGCTGACCTATATGAAAAGCATCAAAAGAAATTGGCTTATCTTCAAAAAGAGTTACCGGAATCTGAAGAAATCATTAAGAAATTACAAGATTTCCAAATAGCGATACCAAGCTGGGCATTAGGCACAGGCGGTACCAGGTTTGGTCGTTTTTCAGGAGCGGGTGAGCCAGGTTCTCTGGAACAAAAAATAGAAGACGTGGGATTATTACATGCAATAAATAAAAGCAGCGGAGCGATATCATTACATATTCCATGGGATATCCCCCAAGATGCCGAAAAAATAAAAAATCTTGCCAAATCTTATGGACTAAAATTCGATGCAGTTAACTCCAACACTTTTCAGGATCAAAAAGGGCAGGAGCATAGCTATAAATTTGGCTCCCTTCACCACGTCGATCCAAATGTTAGGAATCAAGCAATAGCCCATAATATTGAAGTTATTAAATATGGAAAAGATTTGGGATCCAAGGCTTTAACCGTTTGGTTGGCTGATGGTTCCTCTTTCCCAGGGCAATTGAATTTTAGGGAGGCCTTTCAGAATACACTTGCATCTTTGCAAGCCATTTATGCTGAATTACCGGAGGATTGGAAGATGTTTGTTGAATATAAAGGTTTTGAACCAAATTTTTATTCTACAACGATTGCTGATTGGGGACAATCCCTTCTTTTAGCAAATAAACTGGGAGAAAAGGCCTACACCTTAGTTGATCTAGGGCATCATCAACCTAATGTTAATATTGAACAGATTGTTGCCATTTTATTAGGCGAGAATAAATTGGGAGGTTTTCATTTCAATGATAGTAAATATGCAGATGATGACCTCACTGCGGGAGCGATTAAACCGTATCAATTGTTTTTGATTTTCAATGAACTTGTGGATGGTTTAGCTTATCAAGGATTAGATTTCGCATCCAGTTTAGGTTGGATGATCGATGCCTCGCATAACCTTAAAGATCCATTGCTTGACCTGATGCAGTCTGTGGAAGCCATTAAAATTGCCTATGCACAAGCTTTACTGGTGGATAGGAAGGCCTTGAAAATTGCACAACAGGAGAACAATGTTGTCCGAGCTCAAGAAATTCTCCAAGATGCGTACAGAACAGATGTTCGACCACTGCTTGCTGAGTCTAGGCATCGGAATGGTGCAGCTCTTAATCCTGTCCAATTATTTGAAGATTTAAACTTGCGCGCGGCATTAATTAAGGAACGTGGTCATCAAGGAATTGCCACTGGGTTATAATATAATGGTGAAGAAGAGGATACCTGTGATTGCCATCTTTGATGTCGGCAAGACCAATAAGAAATTGTTTCTATTTGATGAACATTATCAAATTGTTTTTGAACGCACTGCGAGATTTCTTGAAACCGTAGATGAGGATGGTGATCCATGTGAAAATATCGATAGCCTACGGTTATCGGTATTTGATTCGCTCCACGAGGTATTTAGACATACGGAATTCGAAATAAAGGCAATCAATTTTGCCTCATACGGAGCCAGTTTTGTCTATCTTGATCAATCTGGTAAACCTTTAACCCCGTTATATAATTACCTGAAATCGTATCCTGAACCGTTAACAAACGAGCTGCACGCTTCGTATGGAGGGGTGGAGCAATTTTCTATTGACACAGCATCGCCCGCACTGGGGAGTCTAAATTCAGGTTTACAAGTCTTCCGGTTGGCTAAGGAAAAACCTGATATATATACACAGGTTAAATATGCTGTTCACCTTCCACAATACCTGAGTTTTTTGGTGACAGGGCAAGTATTCTCAGATATGACAAGCATTGGTTGCCATACTGCTTTATGGGATTTCAAGCAAAACGATTACCATCAATGGGTTCGGGATATTCAATTGGATCAGAAATTACCACCGATCGTAGCAGGTGATGAGGTGTTTCCAGCTGCATTCCCCGGTAGTCCCTTTAAAGTCGGGATTGGTCTTCATGATAGCTCATCTGCCTTGATCCCTTATCTACTGAACTTTCATGAACCTTTTATCTTAATATCTACTGGCACTTGGTGTATCTCCTTAAATCCATTTAATCAGGAGCCGTTGACGAAGCAAGAATTAACGCAGGATGCGCTGTTCTACATGAATTATACCGGTAGACCGATTAAGGCTTCAAGATTGTTCGCGGGATATGAACACGAGCAGCAAACGCAAAGAATAGCTCAATATTTTTCTATCTCTAAAACGAAATTTAGACACTTGGAAATTGATTGGAACTTAATAGATGAAGTTAAGCAAAAATATGATCATGCGACCCTGGAAGATTTCAAATTAGTGGATCTTGCGGAATTCAGAGATTATGAACATGCTTACCATGCGTTCATGCTTTGTTTGATACAATCGCAAGTAGAAAGCCTGAGTTTAATTTTGGAGGAAGGAAATGTTTCTAAAATCTTTGTAGATGGGGGGTTCAGCAATAACGATATTTATATGAATCTCTTGGCTAAATCATACTGTAAAATTGAAGTCTATGCAGCTTCTATGGCACAGGCAACAGCTATTGGAGCAGCACTTGTCATTCATGACCATTGGAATAGCCAATCTATTCCGAGTAACATCATCAATCTCAGGTATTATCGGTGCTAAAGAAGGATCTACATTATTTTGCAATAAACTCCGTTCCTAGGATAATGTGCTCGTAAGCCTCTTCACGATGTTTGGACTCAATCTGTCCAATCAATAATTCCGCAGCTCTTTTGCCAATTTCAAAAGCAGGTTGTCTAACCGTCGATATTTCAGGGGTAAAAAGACTTACTACCTTGGAATTTGTAAAACCCGCAACTTCAATGTTTAATTGAAGGTATTCTTGATTTTGTTTGATAGCTAATAGATAACCTGTGGTTAGCTTATCACCTGATATGAAAATACCATCTATATCCTGCTCAATCAATTCTGCTACAGCCTGATTGATTTCGTCTTGGTGAAGACCTCCATATTTGCAATATTTTACAAGTTTCGGATCGAAATCCAAACCACCTGCTAAAAGACCAGTTTTGTACCCAGATAATCTCTCCTTTGTAATCGAAAGATGTTCTGCACTGGTTAAATGGCCGATTCTTTTTTTTCCAGATTTTTGTAGGTAATCTACAGCCTGATAGGCACCCATTCTGTTATCTATGGTTACTTTGTGGGCTTGGATTTCGGATGGTACGCGGTCAAAAAAAACAATAGGGAATCCTTTCTCTGTCAAATTTTGTAAATATTGGATGTCTGTAGTTTCAGAAGATAAGGCCATCAGTAATCCGTCCATGGACCGTGAATAAAAATGTTCTACATTTAGCCTTTCCCGATCTGCAGATTCCCTCGTCTGTGAGATCACAACCTGATAGTTCTTATCATAAGCAATTGACTCGATGCCATCAATAACCTGGGAAAAGAAATTATTTGCTATTTCACTTACTATAATGCCTAAACTATAACTCTTGCGTTCCTTTAAACTCCTTGCAATAGGATTTACCCTGTAATTTATCTTCTCCGCATATGCAATGACCAATTTCTTTGTCTCCGTACTGATTTCATAGCTGTCGCGTAATGCTCTAGATACAGTAGATGGAGAAAGGTTCAAGGCTTTCGCAATATCTTTAATGGTATAATTTTCAAAAGGCATAGTCATAAATGTACAAAAAAATGAAATGGAAATGATGTAATTAATTTGTTGCCAATATAGTGCAGAAAATAATAAAATACTGAAATATGAGGCAGCAATCGGAAATAAAATAAGGCTGTATTCGAACGATACAGCCTTGGGTTGTTTATTTGTATTAATTTAAGGAGAGACTAAAAAATAAACTTTGTACTCAAGAAGTTGGAAGTGTTTTCATTCACGATGCCATTTAATAGCTTTTTGTTTTGATCCGTTTCCTTCGTAGCTACTAAAGATCGGATGGAAAAGGAACGAAGGGCATCAAAAACAGATAATGTTCCTTCGGCACTATCCTTTCGACCTGTGAATGGAAAGGTGTCTGGTCCTCTTTGACACTGGCAATTGATATTTACACGACTTACTTGGTTCACCAAAGGTGTTATCAATGAGGATATAACTGATTCATTGTTGCTGAAAACACTAACTTGCTGGCCATGTGAAGATTCAATAAGGTAGTTGATTGGTTCTTCCAGATCATCAAAAGGAATGACAGGGATTACAGGTCCGAACTGTTCCTCCCGATAGAGTTTCATTTGTGAATTTATAGGATAAACGATAGCAGGATAGAAGAAGGATTCCAATGACTCTCCACCATGTGGATTGATAATTTTAGCACCCTTCTCTTTCGCATCATCGAGGCATTCCTTAAGATAACCTGGCTTATTTGGCTCTGGCAGGGGAGTCAAGAACACTCCTTTTTCCCATGGCATCCCGTATTTTAACTGACCAACCTTTTGACTTAGTTTCTGTAGGAATTCCTGGGCCAGGCTTCTGTGCACATAGACGATCTTGATTGCAGTACATCGCTGTCCATTAAAGGATAATGAACCCAAGACAGTTTCAGAAACTGCCAAATCTAGATCCGCATCCCGAGTTATGATTGCCGCGTTTTTTGCGTCCAGCCCCAAGATAGCACGGAGACGATTTACTTTTGGATGTAATTTTTTCAGTTCATCAGCTACTCTACTGGATCCAATTAATGTCAAAACATTGATTTTTCCAGATTTCATCAACTCAGGTACGATTTTATTTCCCCTTCCGTAGATTGTATTGACAACTCCTTTGGGGAAACTTGTTCTAAATGCATCCAGTAGAGGATAATGTAATAAAGTTCCGTGTTTAGGTGGTTTGAATAAAAGGGTATTTCCCATGATCAACGCTGGAATCAAAGTCGTAAAAGTCTCATTCAGCGGATAGTTAAATGGACCCATACATAATACCACGCCTAAAGGTGAACGACGAATCTGCGCTATAATACCCTGCTCGATCTGAAAACGAGAAGAGTCGCGATCAAGGTCCTTTAATGCCTCAATCGTAGCGTAAATATATTCCACAGTTCGGTCAAATTCCTTTTCGGAATCTGAAATGGATTTGCCAATTTCCCACATGATCAATCGCACAACAATTTCCTTTTGCGATATCATTTTCTGGGTAAATGATTCTACGCAAGCGATCCTATCCGCCACACTCATGGTTGGCCATTCGCCACGTCCATTATCGTAAGCATTTACAGCGGCATCTAAAGCTTCCATAGATTCTTTTTCTGTACCCACTGGATAGCTCCCAATCCTTTTCCTTTGAAGTCCATTCTTGGTTTGAATACAAATAGGGGAGAAAACGTCATTGACTTCTCCCTGCCAAGGTAACAACTCCCCATTGGAGAGGTATTCCCGCTGATCAATTTCTTCTGTTAGGACGAATTCTCTAGGAATGTCCTCTTCTTGAAGAAAGATTTGTTGTAAATCTAATTCCATATTTATTCCGTTATAGGTTGATTATATACTAAAATGCATGTGGGATTTTTTAGGTTGGGGGTCAATGAAGCCCCCCAACACTAAAACCAAACAAATACAATAGGTTTTTTACTAATTTTCTTTACCAAAAATATTTTTAGGCTGGAACTTTTGGTTGTTCCTTTCATCGTCAAGAAATGATGATGAATGCATCTTAACTTTTAAAAATTGAAATATGTTTTTGCATTGTTGTAGCTAATATCTTTGATGATGCCACCGATCAAATCACGGTCATCGGGAAGCTCACCATTTACAACATCCTGACCAAAAATATCACAGATTAAACGTCTAAAGTATTCATGACGCGGAAAAGAGAGAAAACTTCTTGAATCGGTCAACATTCCGACCAAGCAACTCAGCAATCCCATATTGGATAGTGCATTAATTTGCTTCGTCATGCCATCCTTCTGATCCAAAAACCACCATGCCGATCCAAATTGAATCTTTCCCTTTATGGAACCATCATTGAAATTTCCGATCATAGTCGCTATCAATTCATTATCCGCGGGATTTAAATTGTATAGAATTGTTTTGGCTAATTTATCTTGATCATCCAACCTATTTAAGAATTTGGATAGCGCACGAGCCTGGCTAAAATCACCAATGGAGTCCCATCCCGTATCAGGACCATTCACCCGCAACATCCGTGCATTATTGTTCCGGAGGGCACCCAAATGGTATTGTTGAACCCATCCTTTTTCATGGTCCCATTCCGCAAATTGAAGGAGCATTGCTGATTTAAACTTTAAGACGTCCTCCGGCGAAAGTGCTTTTCCTGTCCTTAACGTGTCGAATATTTTCGAGATCTCACTGTCGGAAAAATCTTCGGCATAAATCTGTTCCAAACCATGATCGGATATGGAACATCCGTTTTCAGCGAAATAGTCATGTCTAGATTTTAAAGCCTGGATATATTCTTGATACGTTCCGATGGATTTGTTGCTTACTTTTTCCAAACTTTGGATATAATCATTCATACCAGCGACATCCTCTGCCTGCATTGCTTTGTCAGGTCGGAATGCTGGTAACATCTTAAAAGATTCCTTCTCCGAAGCAAATTGTTTATGGTAATTTAATGAATCGATCGGGTCATCTGTAGTACATACGACCTCTACATTCATTTTCTTCAGTAAACCGCGAACAGAGAATTCAGGTTGTCCTAATTTTTCTGCTGTTTGTTCGTAAATCTTTTCTGCCGTTTTGGGTGTCAAGAGATCCGTAATGCCAAAATAGCGTTGCAATTCCAGATGAGTCCAATGATACAATGGATTTCGCATGGTATAAGGCACGGTTTCAGCCCATTTCAGGAATTTTTCCTTATCTGTAGCATCTCCAGTTATATATTTTTCCTTGATGCCAAAAGTGCGCATTGCTCGCCATTTATAATGATCACCATTTAACCAAACCTGTGTAATGTTATCAAATTGCTTATTATTGGCAATTTGTTCTGGGATCAAATGGTTATGGTAATCAATAATCGGCTGTTGCTTAGCAAAGTTGTGATATAGGTCCTGAGCAATTTCGCTCTGTAATAAGAAGTTTTCGTCTAAAAATTTTTTCATGATCGTTCTTTATAAGCTTACACCCCTTTTCCAAGGGATAAAGTCATCTTGATTTAATTGTACCGCTTTTGGAATAATTTCGCCACTTGCCGCTTTGATGCAATACGCTAATATTTCTTCCCCCATTTCCTGAATGGTTTTTTCACCCTCGATGATGGGGCCGGTATTGATATCTATAATGTCACCCATACGTTCCGTAAGGGCATTATTGGTACTCACCTTAATTACTGGACAGATTGGATTTCCTGTAGGTGTGCCTAATCCTGTTGTAAATAGGATCAATGTTGCTCCAGATGCTGTTTTTCCTGTGGTGGCTTCCACATCATTACCTGGTGTACAGACTAAATTTAAACCTGGCTTTGTTGCCTTCTCCGTATAATCAAGGACATCTACAATAGGGGAGGTTCCACCTTTCTTTGCTGCCCCCATACTCTTTATGGCGTCGGTAATTAGACCATCTCGAATATTACCCGGAGATGGGTTCATGTGAAAGCCTGAACCCGCTAATTCCGCAGATTGGCTATATGCAGACATAAGGTCCATAAATTTTTGCGCGGCTTTTGGATCAATTGTTCTTTCAATGAGATTCTGCTCTGCTCCACAAAGCTCAGGGAATTCCGCTAATAGTACCTTCCCGCCTAATGCCACCACGAGGTCAGACGCATAGCCGACCGCCGGATTCGCAGAAATCCCAGAAAAACCATCACTACCTCCACATTTAACACCTAAAACCATTTTATCCAACCCTACAGGTGTTCGTTCTTCTTTATTGATCTCTATAAGTCCAGCAAATGTTTTCTGAATTGCTTCCTTGATGAGAACTTCCTCACTGATGGACTGTTGCTGTTCAAAAACATATAAGGGCTTTTGGAATTGTGGATTTCTAAGTTTAATATTTTCTAATAATTCCGAAGTTTGTAGATTCTGACACCCCAAGCTCAAGACAGTAATGCCAGCTACATTAGGATGATCAGCGTAGGCAGCGAGTAATTTTCCCAGCACAGTTGCATCTTGTCGAATACCGCCACATCCTCCTTGGTGGAGTAAAAATTTTATGCCATCAACATTCTTGAATACCCGGCTTTTGGTTGTGGCGGGAAAGTCCAAGTCCTGCAACGAAACGGATGAAACATCTTCACCAGCTGTGTAAGCCGATAATAATTCGTGGGTAAATGCTTTGTATTTATCGGTTATTCCGTATCCCAGTTCATTATTTAGGCTCTCGCGTATCACTTCCAAGTTCCTGTTCTCACAAAAGACAGTTGGAATAAATAACCAATAATTTGCTGTCCCTACCTGTCCATCCGATCGCACATATCCATTAAATGTTCGCCCGGCAAACTTTTGAATATCAGGTGATTCCCATTCGTAATTAAAGGGTTTAAAGGTGTATGGATCAACTGCATGTTTGGTGTTGTCCACATTCATGATAGCTCCTTGAGGAATGGAAAACTGAGCTTTCCCAACCAAAACACCATACATGAAAATCTCATCACCAAATTCCATAGCATGTGTGAAAAATTTATGCTTGGCAGGAATATCCTCGTGCAGATAAATGGTCTCGCCGTCCAATATAATACTTTGACCTTTTTTTAGATCCTGAAGGGCGACGATGACATTATCCTTCGGATGAATTTTTAATACGTTTCTTCCCATGATGCATTTAGTTTTTCGATGGTATGTAAGACACCATTAGCGTTTATCTCCTGGATAAAATTTTGTACAGCTTCAGCAAAACCCTTGTATTGGGTCAAATTCTTACCCCAAAGGTTATCATCGCTGAGTACATTTTTAACTACATTTTCTTCCTGAATCCAATAATCGTGAAGTAATGGTGCAAATTCGTCCTGCAGTGTAATGGTTTTGCCATTTATGGATTGTACAAAACCCTGTTCTTGTTGTTGGCTGTTCATAAACTTTAGATAAGCAGCAAAACCCAAGGCAATATGTTGGGGTAGAACATGATTTTTAGCATACCAATTATGGATCAGGTCAATGACACGCATGCTCATTTTTGATGTATAATTGAGTGCAATACTTTCCCATCGATGCTGTAGAAATGGATTGCTGAACCGGTCGATCACTCGTCTAGAAAATTGAGCAGTATCGTCTTTTTCGATATGCTGATTCACAATTGCCGGCCCAATTTCCAACCGCATTAAATTATCGACGAATTGATGGAAATGTTTGTTGTTCATTGCTTCCGTAACGGTTTCAAATCCACTCCATAAAGCGATTGCAGTGCTGAGTGTATGCGTTCCATTTAGTAAGCGCAACTTAATCTCTTTGAACTTATTAATTGAAGGGACCAGCTTGATGTTCTCATCTGCTTTGGCAAAGCTAAGTTTCTGCTTTACCCTTTCAGAATCCGTCTCGATTGCCCAAAGGCTAAATGGCTCTGCCATTATCATTAAATCATCTTGATATCCCAAAAGATTTTCTACCTCCATTTTATCTTGAGTGGTTAATTTGCCAGGCACAATTCGATCAACTAAAGTATTACAGAAATCATTGGCAGATGTTAACCAAGCTATGAATGCTGCAGATAATTGATTCTGTGTTGCAAGGGTTATTATGATTTTTTTCAGCTTTGTCGCGTTGTCAGAAATTAATTCTGTAGGGAGGATTACAAGTCCTTTTTGTTCATCCCCGTCAAAATGGTGGAACCTGTGATATAGAAAACTCAATAGTTTTCCTGGGAATGAACTAGGAGGGTTTTCCTCTATGCTATCATTACTTAGTGTTATGCCAACTTCCGTTGTGTTGGAAAAAACTATATCAAGGTCTGGATTTTCAGCAGCCTTCAGAATTTCTTGCCAATCCTTTGATGCAGATAATACGTTGGATATTGCATTAATTAAAGTGTATTTCACGACCTGTTCGCCATCTTCAATACCCTTTATACATAAAGTGTAAATATTATCTTGTTCTTTAAATTCATCGGTCCCGTTAGATGATGTCGATTTTACAACCAAAATACGACCATTAAATATTCCTTGTTTATTGGCCTTATCTACATAATAATCAGGTAAACCCCGGAGTAGCACACCAGTACCGAATTGAAGGATACGAACTGGAAGATCAAAGGTAGATGGGGCAGGAAGCTCCACAGCTTTGGATTTAATATTTTTTAAATTTTCTCTTGAAACCAACATGGTGTCCTTATTTTATTGTGCTTATTTTCTGTTTGTTTTTTGTCTTTCCATTTCTGAGGCTGCCATAAGAAAAGCCCCAACACCTTTCGGGTCGTTCGCTTTTACTGGCTCACTAATGTAATATTCGAAACTTCCATCACGATACTTTTTACCTCCTAATCCAGATACTGTAACCACCTTATTTAAATTGATGTGATCCTTCCCCGCTGGTTCCACAAATTCTTTGAGAAGACCTTTATATCCTAGGTCAACATTCTTCTGGAAGGTTTGATCGATATAGCCTAAGCGGATGGATTTGGCCATGGCATAGATAAACATGCTTGAAGCCGATGCCTCAACATAATTGCCTTTTCGATCCCCCTGATCAATTACATCAAACCAAACGTGTGTTTTTGGATCTTGTACCCTTGCAACAGCAGTAAGCGTTCTATTTAACATGGCTATAAGATCTTTTCGCTTAGGGTGATCGGCGGGGAAATGGTCCAAGACATCTACCAGCGCCATGGAAAACCAGCCAATACCGCGTGCCCAAAAATTTCTGGACAAACCAGTATTCGGATCTGACCAACGTTCCTTTCTGGATTCATCCCAACCATGATATAACAATCCTGTTTTGGCATCGCGAGCATGATTTTCCATATATTGGAATTGCTTGGCAACATCCTCATAAATGTGCGGGATATTATGTATTGAAGCATATTCGGTATAAAATGGCTGTGCCATATATAATCCATCGAGCCACATTTGATAAGGGTATATTTTCTTGTGCCAGAAACCACCTTCTTTTGTTCTTGGGTGTGTTTGAATCTGCGCATAAAGCTTATCTGCAGCTTTTAGATATTTCTTGTCTTGAGTCGCTTTATATAGAAATAAAAGCGATTTCCCGTTCTTTAGATGGTCAATGTTATATTCTGTTGCATGATAATTCCGTATTGTGCCATCTTCGGATACAAATTGATCCATCCAATTTTTGATGTAGTTAAAGTCTGTACTGTCTCCGGTGTTTTCGAATACTAAAGCCATTCCATCCAGTACTACCCCCATATCATAAGTCCATTGTGGTCCTTTCTCCTGATTTGTGAATCGAGCATCCTTGAATAATGCAGCGATGGCAGTATTCGCCATTTGTTCTGACAAAGGTTTCTGTGCGAAACCTTCTAGTTGTACAGAGACAAAGTAGACCAAAATAATAGCTTTAAGGAACAAACTTTTCATATTATTGGATAGTTAAGGCGCTTTCACTCGCGTTGTTTATAAATTCTTTCTGTTTATTGAGCTGTTTAATCTCATTTCCTTGAATCTTGATGTTAACACTTTCTTCACCGGATACTTGGATCAATTTTTCAACCGGATTCACGGAACTTAAGCCATTAATGTGAATATCCTTGCCATTATGTACATACAGTAAAGGATTGCTCTCTTCCGTTTTCAGGCGTATTTTGTTAAGGGTGATGCCAGAAGATTCAATAATATCTATTCCTTTTTTAGCTTGAATGTTAACATTCGTGATTGAAATATTCTGAATGTTCATCTCAGGCAAACCACGCAGGAATATTCCTTTATCTGCCCCATGAACATGAACATTTTCAATAGTGAAATTTTTAAAGCTTGGTGTCTCTTCAGTGACTGGAAGTTTGACCACTTTTACCGTTTCTTTTTTCTCCCCTGCTAATGGTACAGGATCTACGGCCATGTAATACATGTCAAATAATATAGCTTCACCTGGAATATCGAACATATTGATGTTTTTAATGAAAATGTTTTCCACTACACCACCGCGCCCTCGCGTTGTTTTGAATCGTAGACCTATATCAGTACCAATAAAAGAGCAATCTTCCACCCAGATGTTACGAGCCCCACCACTCATTTCACTACCGATTACAAAACCACCATGTGCATGGTACACGATATTATTGCGAATGATCACATTCTCCGTA is a genomic window containing:
- a CDS encoding LacI family DNA-binding transcriptional regulator translates to MPFENYTIKDIAKALNLSPSTVSRALRDSYEISTETKKLVIAYAEKINYRVNPIARSLKERKSYSLGIIVSEIANNFFSQVIDGIESIAYDKNYQVVISQTRESADRERLNVEHFYSRSMDGLLMALSSETTDIQYLQNLTEKGFPIVFFDRVPSEIQAHKVTIDNRMGAYQAVDYLQKSGKKRIGHLTSAEHLSITKERLSGYKTGLLAGGLDFDPKLVKYCKYGGLHQDEINQAVAELIEQDIDGIFISGDKLTTGYLLAIKQNQEYLQLNIEVAGFTNSKVVSLFTPEISTVRQPAFEIGKRAAELLIGQIESKHREEAYEHIILGTEFIAK
- a CDS encoding FGGY-family carbohydrate kinase, with the translated sequence MVIKELPLGYNIMVKKRIPVIAIFDVGKTNKKLFLFDEHYQIVFERTARFLETVDEDGDPCENIDSLRLSVFDSLHEVFRHTEFEIKAINFASYGASFVYLDQSGKPLTPLYNYLKSYPEPLTNELHASYGGVEQFSIDTASPALGSLNSGLQVFRLAKEKPDIYTQVKYAVHLPQYLSFLVTGQVFSDMTSIGCHTALWDFKQNDYHQWVRDIQLDQKLPPIVAGDEVFPAAFPGSPFKVGIGLHDSSSALIPYLLNFHEPFILISTGTWCISLNPFNQEPLTKQELTQDALFYMNYTGRPIKASRLFAGYEHEQQTQRIAQYFSISKTKFRHLEIDWNLIDEVKQKYDHATLEDFKLVDLAEFRDYEHAYHAFMLCLIQSQVESLSLILEEGNVSKIFVDGGFSNNDIYMNLLAKSYCKIEVYAASMAQATAIGAALVIHDHWNSQSIPSNIINLRYYRC
- a CDS encoding NADP-dependent glyceraldehyde-3-phosphate dehydrogenase, translating into MELDLQQIFLQEEDIPREFVLTEEIDQREYLSNGELLPWQGEVNDVFSPICIQTKNGLQRKRIGSYPVGTEKESMEALDAAVNAYDNGRGEWPTMSVADRIACVESFTQKMISQKEIVVRLIMWEIGKSISDSEKEFDRTVEYIYATIEALKDLDRDSSRFQIEQGIIAQIRRSPLGVVLCMGPFNYPLNETFTTLIPALIMGNTLLFKPPKHGTLLHYPLLDAFRTSFPKGVVNTIYGRGNKIVPELMKSGKINVLTLIGSSRVADELKKLHPKVNRLRAILGLDAKNAAIITRDADLDLAVSETVLGSLSFNGQRCTAIKIVYVHRSLAQEFLQKLSQKVGQLKYGMPWEKGVFLTPLPEPNKPGYLKECLDDAKEKGAKIINPHGGESLESFFYPAIVYPINSQMKLYREEQFGPVIPVIPFDDLEEPINYLIESSHGQQVSVFSNNESVISSLITPLVNQVSRVNINCQCQRGPDTFPFTGRKDSAEGTLSVFDALRSFSIRSLVATKETDQNKKLLNGIVNENTSNFLSTKFIF
- a CDS encoding TIM barrel protein, translated to MKLEQNKIDSHNADLYEKHQKKLAYLQKELPESEEIIKKLQDFQIAIPSWALGTGGTRFGRFSGAGEPGSLEQKIEDVGLLHAINKSSGAISLHIPWDIPQDAEKIKNLAKSYGLKFDAVNSNTFQDQKGQEHSYKFGSLHHVDPNVRNQAIAHNIEVIKYGKDLGSKALTVWLADGSSFPGQLNFREAFQNTLASLQAIYAELPEDWKMFVEYKGFEPNFYSTTIADWGQSLLLANKLGEKAYTLVDLGHHQPNVNIEQIVAILLGENKLGGFHFNDSKYADDDLTAGAIKPYQLFLIFNELVDGLAYQGLDFASSLGWMIDASHNLKDPLLDLMQSVEAIKIAYAQALLVDRKALKIAQQENNVVRAQEILQDAYRTDVRPLLAESRHRNGAALNPVQLFEDLNLRAALIKERGHQGIATGL
- a CDS encoding tagaturonate reductase, translated to MLVSRENLKNIKSKAVELPAPSTFDLPVRILQFGTGVLLRGLPDYYVDKANKQGIFNGRILVVKSTSSNGTDEFKEQDNIYTLCIKGIEDGEQVVKYTLINAISNVLSASKDWQEILKAAENPDLDIVFSNTTEVGITLSNDSIEENPPSSFPGKLLSFLYHRFHHFDGDEQKGLVILPTELISDNATKLKKIIITLATQNQLSAAFIAWLTSANDFCNTLVDRIVPGKLTTQDKMEVENLLGYQDDLMIMAEPFSLWAIETDSERVKQKLSFAKADENIKLVPSINKFKEIKLRLLNGTHTLSTAIALWSGFETVTEAMNNKHFHQFVDNLMRLEIGPAIVNQHIEKDDTAQFSRRVIDRFSNPFLQHRWESIALNYTSKMSMRVIDLIHNWYAKNHVLPQHIALGFAAYLKFMNSQQQEQGFVQSINGKTITLQDEFAPLLHDYWIQEENVVKNVLSDDNLWGKNLTQYKGFAEAVQNFIQEINANGVLHTIEKLNASWEETY
- the uxaC gene encoding glucuronate isomerase — its product is MKKFLDENFLLQSEIAQDLYHNFAKQQPIIDYHNHLIPEQIANNKQFDNITQVWLNGDHYKWRAMRTFGIKEKYITGDATDKEKFLKWAETVPYTMRNPLYHWTHLELQRYFGITDLLTPKTAEKIYEQTAEKLGQPEFSVRGLLKKMNVEVVCTTDDPIDSLNYHKQFASEKESFKMLPAFRPDKAMQAEDVAGMNDYIQSLEKVSNKSIGTYQEYIQALKSRHDYFAENGCSISDHGLEQIYAEDFSDSEISKIFDTLRTGKALSPEDVLKFKSAMLLQFAEWDHEKGWVQQYHLGALRNNNARMLRVNGPDTGWDSIGDFSQARALSKFLNRLDDQDKLAKTILYNLNPADNELIATMIGNFNDGSIKGKIQFGSAWWFLDQKDGMTKQINALSNMGLLSCLVGMLTDSRSFLSFPRHEYFRRLICDIFGQDVVNGELPDDRDLIGGIIKDISYNNAKTYFNF
- a CDS encoding UxaA family hydrolase, whose translation is MGRNVLKIHPKDNVIVALQDLKKGQSIILDGETIYLHEDIPAKHKFFTHAMEFGDEIFMYGVLVGKAQFSIPQGAIMNVDNTKHAVDPYTFKPFNYEWESPDIQKFAGRTFNGYVRSDGQVGTANYWLFIPTVFCENRNLEVIRESLNNELGYGITDKYKAFTHELLSAYTAGEDVSSVSLQDLDFPATTKSRVFKNVDGIKFLLHQGGCGGIRQDATVLGKLLAAYADHPNVAGITVLSLGCQNLQTSELLENIKLRNPQFQKPLYVFEQQQSISEEVLIKEAIQKTFAGLIEINKEERTPVGLDKMVLGVKCGGSDGFSGISANPAVGYASDLVVALGGKVLLAEFPELCGAEQNLIERTIDPKAAQKFMDLMSAYSQSAELAGSGFHMNPSPGNIRDGLITDAIKSMGAAKKGGTSPIVDVLDYTEKATKPGLNLVCTPGNDVEATTGKTASGATLILFTTGLGTPTGNPICPVIKVSTNNALTERMGDIIDINTGPIIEGEKTIQEMGEEILAYCIKAASGEIIPKAVQLNQDDFIPWKRGVSL